Proteins encoded by one window of Pseudonocardia sp. HH130629-09:
- a CDS encoding FAD binding domain-containing protein codes for MIPAKFDYVRPSSVEEAVTALQSAGEDAKILAGGQSLLPVLRLRMAAPSTIIDLGGIPELKRVGEDDQYVMVGAMATHHEVMRNDLVNTHVELIARATETVADPQVRHRGTLGGALAHADPAGDLGAAALALDAEFVILGSGGTRLVTAKDFFQDYFTTAIGEGEILTMIRFPKYTGWKSHYEKFNRVAQAWSMVAVAVALKVDGGTITEARVGLTNMGSTPIRATGVEQALVGRSAGPDVAKAAAEHALEGTSAPSDADAAADYREHLAKVLTGRAVLAAAG; via the coding sequence GTGATCCCGGCGAAGTTCGACTACGTCCGGCCCTCCTCGGTCGAGGAGGCCGTGACGGCCCTGCAGTCGGCCGGTGAGGACGCCAAGATCCTCGCGGGCGGCCAGAGCCTGCTGCCGGTGCTGCGTCTGCGGATGGCCGCGCCGAGCACGATCATCGACCTCGGGGGCATCCCCGAGCTCAAGCGGGTCGGCGAGGACGACCAGTACGTCATGGTCGGCGCGATGGCCACCCACCACGAGGTCATGCGCAACGACCTGGTGAACACCCACGTCGAGCTGATCGCCCGGGCCACCGAGACCGTCGCGGACCCGCAGGTCCGCCACCGCGGCACGCTGGGCGGTGCGCTCGCGCACGCCGACCCGGCCGGTGACCTCGGTGCGGCCGCGCTGGCCCTGGACGCCGAGTTCGTCATCCTCGGTTCCGGCGGGACCCGCCTGGTCACGGCGAAGGACTTCTTCCAGGACTACTTCACGACCGCCATCGGCGAGGGCGAGATCCTCACCATGATCCGGTTCCCGAAGTACACCGGCTGGAAGAGCCACTACGAGAAGTTCAACCGGGTCGCCCAGGCGTGGTCGATGGTGGCCGTCGCCGTCGCGCTCAAGGTGGACGGCGGGACCATCACCGAGGCCCGCGTCGGACTCACCAACATGGGCAGCACACCCATCCGGGCGACCGGTGTGGAGCAGGCCCTGGTGGGCAGGTCCGCCGGTCCGGACGTCGCGAAGGCCGCGGCGGAGCACGCCCTGGAGGGCACCTCCGCTCCGAGTGACGCCGACGCCGCCGCCGACTACCGTGAGCACCTGGCGAAGGTGCTCACCGGTCGTGCGGTGCTGGCCGCCGCCGGCTGA
- a CDS encoding SRPBCC family protein, with protein sequence MQLENKFTIAAPIEDAWKALNDPELIAPCFPGATLTEYEGDSFQGTVKVKLGPISLTYKGKGTYIERDDANHKVVIDASGRDARGNGTAKAIVTGTMVADGPDKTSVTMVTDMTVTGRPAQFGRGVISDVADKIIGQFSSCVADKLTGPGGASSNGAGPKHAADETSPIPAVPPAPGEQAAPTPVKRTYQPQSSPVEAIDLLDSAGAPVLKRLAPVLGGIGALVLLFVLVKRLRGDSKG encoded by the coding sequence ATGCAGCTGGAGAACAAGTTCACGATCGCCGCGCCGATCGAGGACGCCTGGAAGGCGCTCAACGACCCGGAGCTCATCGCGCCGTGCTTCCCCGGGGCGACCCTCACCGAGTACGAGGGCGACTCGTTCCAGGGCACCGTCAAGGTCAAGCTCGGCCCGATCTCGCTCACCTACAAGGGCAAGGGCACCTACATCGAGCGGGACGACGCCAACCACAAGGTCGTCATCGACGCGTCCGGCCGCGACGCCCGCGGCAACGGCACGGCCAAGGCCATCGTGACCGGCACGATGGTCGCCGACGGCCCGGACAAGACCTCGGTCACGATGGTCACCGACATGACCGTCACCGGTCGTCCGGCGCAGTTCGGCCGGGGTGTCATCTCCGACGTCGCCGACAAGATCATCGGCCAGTTCTCGAGCTGCGTCGCGGACAAGCTGACCGGGCCCGGCGGGGCGTCGTCCAACGGTGCCGGCCCGAAGCACGCGGCCGATGAGACCAGCCCGATCCCGGCGGTTCCGCCGGCTCCGGGTGAGCAGGCCGCTCCCACGCCGGTGAAGCGCACCTACCAGCCGCAGAGCAGCCCGGTCGAGGCCATCGACCTGCTCGACTCGGCGGGTGCCCCGGTGCTCAAGCGCCTCGCGCCCGTGCTGGGCGGCATCGGTGCGCTCGTGCTGCTGTTCGTGCTGGTCAAGCGCCTGCGCGGCGACTCGAAGGGCTGA
- a CDS encoding P1 family peptidase: protein MRAGERNGLTDVEGLRVGHAAVSGPGARSGTTVVLAPPGGAVAGVDVRGAAPGTRETDLLDPVATVQRVHAVTLSGGSAFGLDAASGVMARLERDGEGFPVPGAVVPIVPAAVVFDLGRGGDARVRPTADTGASAYDDAHAGPVVQGAVGAGTGAVSGGLRGGVGSASAVLTEGSAAGTTVAALVVLNSGGAAADPTTGAVYGARHGLPGEFTVGVAPALAPPERLAELYAGHVNPLGTATTLVVVGTDAALDKVGCTRLATMAHDGLARSISPVHTIRDGDCAFALATGTRSAPDATGVFALQAAAAEVTARAVAHALLAAEAAPDRPSYSSLVEGR, encoded by the coding sequence GTGCGAGCGGGTGAGCGGAACGGGCTGACCGACGTCGAGGGCCTCCGGGTCGGGCACGCGGCGGTGAGCGGGCCGGGCGCCCGCAGCGGGACGACGGTGGTGCTGGCCCCGCCGGGCGGCGCCGTCGCCGGGGTCGACGTGCGCGGCGCCGCGCCAGGCACCCGGGAGACCGACCTGCTCGACCCGGTCGCGACGGTCCAGCGGGTGCACGCCGTCACCCTGTCCGGGGGCAGCGCGTTCGGTCTCGACGCGGCCTCCGGGGTGATGGCCCGGCTGGAGCGCGACGGCGAGGGCTTCCCCGTGCCCGGCGCCGTCGTGCCGATCGTGCCGGCCGCGGTGGTGTTCGACCTCGGCCGCGGTGGCGACGCCCGCGTCCGCCCGACCGCCGACACCGGCGCGTCCGCCTACGACGACGCGCACGCCGGGCCGGTCGTCCAGGGCGCGGTCGGGGCGGGCACCGGCGCGGTGTCCGGCGGGCTGCGCGGCGGCGTCGGCTCGGCGTCGGCGGTGCTGACCGAGGGCTCCGCCGCCGGGACGACGGTCGCGGCCCTGGTCGTGCTCAACTCGGGCGGTGCGGCCGCGGACCCGACCACCGGTGCGGTGTACGGAGCCCGGCACGGTCTTCCCGGCGAGTTCACCGTCGGGGTGGCTCCGGCCCTCGCCCCGCCGGAGCGGCTCGCGGAGCTGTACGCGGGGCACGTGAACCCGCTGGGGACGGCGACGACGTTGGTCGTCGTCGGCACCGACGCCGCCCTGGACAAGGTCGGCTGCACCCGGCTGGCCACGATGGCGCACGACGGCCTGGCCCGGTCGATCTCCCCGGTGCACACGATCCGCGACGGCGACTGCGCGTTCGCGCTGGCCACGGGAACGCGGTCCGCGCCGGACGCGACCGGGGTGTTCGCGTTGCAGGCGGCCGCGGCGGAGGTGACGGCGCGGGCCGTGGCGCACGCCCTGCTCGCGGCGGAGGCGGCGCCGGACCGGCCGTCGTACTCGTCGCTCGTGGAGGGTCGGTGA
- a CDS encoding PepSY domain-containing protein gives MRTPLTVAAVAATGLLLVGGGTALAFGAGGAPDELAVVPTGAAIARTADLLPPELPRTDATAPTTAAPAPAAPAVDRAAAERAALSAAGGGRVTKVEFDSDDRDDRDDRDDDGDTGDDDRDHWEVEVLNGTIEHDIDIDAATGQVLDHDRDDQADDHRDDD, from the coding sequence GTGCGTACCCCGCTCACCGTTGCCGCCGTCGCCGCCACCGGCCTCCTGCTCGTCGGCGGGGGCACCGCCCTCGCATTCGGGGCGGGCGGTGCCCCCGACGAGCTCGCCGTCGTCCCGACCGGCGCCGCGATCGCGCGCACCGCCGACCTGCTGCCCCCGGAGCTCCCCCGCACCGACGCCACCGCGCCGACGACCGCCGCTCCTGCGCCCGCCGCGCCCGCGGTCGACCGCGCCGCCGCCGAGCGTGCCGCCCTGTCCGCCGCGGGCGGGGGCCGTGTCACGAAGGTCGAGTTCGACAGCGACGACCGGGACGACCGGGACGACCGGGACGACGACGGCGACACCGGCGACGACGACCGGGACCACTGGGAGGTCGAGGTCCTGAACGGCACCATCGAGCACGACATCGACATCGACGCCGCCACCGGCCAGGTCCTCGACCACGACCGTGACGACCAGGCCGACGACCACCGCGACGACGACTGA